Genomic window (Syngnathus scovelli strain Florida chromosome 14, RoL_Ssco_1.2, whole genome shotgun sequence):
ATCGTTAGCTGAGGAGACAACAATAGTAGATatagatgatgatgaagaggaggaagatgaagacgttgAGAAAACAACCTTTGCTGACGAagaggacacaacagtagatgaTCATGACGAGGAGATGGAAATAACAgtagatgaggaggaggaggaagaagctgTTGCTGGCGAGGAAGACGTGACTAAAGAGAAGACAACGccagaagatgaggaggaggaagaaaccGCATTAGATGAGGATGAGGGTGAGAAGACAGCAATTCTGGATAAGGAGGAGACAACCATCACAgatgaggacgaggaggagacaGCAACTTTGGAGGAGGACAAACCTTTTGCGCATGAGGATGACGAAGAGCAAGACCTTCATCATGGCGAGGACGCGGAAgttcctgttcctgttcctGCACACATGAAATATTCCATCAAGCTCCGCCCAGGTacccaatcaaaaaaaaaagtcatttttcattccatcttgcactttttttttcatgttcaaTCATGAAAATGTTCCTGTGTGGTCAAAAAAAGTGACTGTCCATCACATATTTTGCCGTTATTGTGACTTTTGGTTTCTCCCGTTAGCGAACTATTGCATGACTGCTTTGGCACACTTTTACGCTGGATGCAACCGacccaatttattttttattttttttttaaatccaggtTATGGGACTGGCAGCGACCATTTATAGTGTTATTTACAATATTTGGTATTATTTGTATATGGTCGCGCaaacagaaataaataaataaataaataaataaataaataaataaataaatgtgattaTTTTCTATGTTTCAGTTGTCAAACATAAAACCAAAAAACAGCAGACCCCAGCAGTTAAAGTTAAAGGTAATATTGTGACGGCCTTTGTCGATCTCCTGGTTTTCCATCCCAtcacaaatgttctttttattttgaatcggGATTCATATTCCAATATTTATTACTATATGCAGATCttttgaaagaaaagaaagagaagaagATAGATGTCAAGCATGAGCCATCGCTCACCAACAAAACCAGCGAGGAAAAACCAGCAGAGAAGCTCAAAGCCATCACAAAACttcttaagaaaaaaacacaaaaatcaaaAGGTAAGTTAAATTTCATCACCCCATATTCACAGTATTGTAcaatattttataatatttttcAATTCCCCATGCTTAATAATTTGTTTCCCTCACCTTTAGAAGAACCACTGAAGGAGCTGCGAGTAGAAGCAAAGACTCCGGCTAACACAACGGATGCAAAGAAGCCCTTCATAGTCAGGTTCTCCAAAATCAAAGTGCCAAAAAGGGCCGTGAAAGAGAAAGAAGATGTGAGGAAGCCTGCTAAAGAGGAGAAAAAAGAGGAGGAGACCCTTACTgagaaaataaaagaagaaataaaagaGGAGGCGTTACACAAGAAGGTGATGCCCAAAACTCTCAAAGAAGTCAAAAGACCTTCTAGAAAAGAGAAGGAAGTCAAAAAACCTCCAAAAGAAGTCAAAGAGGTCAAAGATCCTTCTAAGAAAGCCACAAAACCTCCAAAAGAAGTTAAAGCACCTTTAGGAAAAGAAAAGGAAGTGAAAAAACCTCAGAAAGAAGTAAAGAAACCATCTGAAGAAGTCAAGGAACCTCTCAAAGAAGTCAAAGAGGAGGTAAAGAAACCTCACAAAGCCGAGAAGGTCGAGGAAATTCCGAAGGAAGACGAAAAACCTCAAAAAGAAGAGGTCAAAGAAACTATGGAGGTAGTCAAGAAACCACCGAAAAAAGAGAAAGACATCAAAGAACCATTGAAGGAAGTCAAGAAAGCTCCAAAGGAGGAGGTGGGAGCCAAAACACTCTCTAGAAAAGTAAAAGAAGTCAAGAAACCTCAGAAAGAAGAGAAGCATGGCAAAGAAACTTTGAAGGAACTCATGATACCTCCAAAAGAAGTTGAGGAACCTTCCAAAGAAGCCAAGAAACCTCCAAAGGATGTCAAAGAACCTTCAAGAAAGGAGAAGGCAGTCAAGAAGCCTCTCAAAGAGGAGAAAGAGGTCAAAGAAAAAGCTGAAAAAGACAAGAAACATCTTAAAAAAGAGAAGCATGGCAAAGAAACTTTGAAGGAACTCATGATGCCTCCAAAAGAAGTTGAGGAACCTTCCAAAGAAGCCAAGAAACCTCCAAAGGATGTTAAAGAACCATCTAGAAAAAAGAAGGGAGTCAAGAAGCCTCTCAAAGAGGAGAAACAGGTCAAAGAAAAAGCTGAAGAAGACAAGaaacatctcaaagaagagaaagaagGCAAAGAAACTTTGAAGGAACTCAAGAAATCTCCAAAAGAAGTTGAGAGACCATCCAAAGAAGTCAAGAAACCTCTAAAGGAAGCCAAAGAACCTTCAAGAAAGGAGAAGGCAGTCAAgaagcctctcaaagaagagaaggAGGCAAAAgaaccttctgaagaaatcaagacACCTCTTAAAGATGAAAAAGACGGCAAAGAACCTTCTAGAAAAGAGAAAGAAGTCAAGAAAGAAGACACAGAGGTCAAAGTAACTACAAAGGAAGTCACAAAGCCGCAGAAACAAGACAAGAAGGTCAAAGAAACTTCCAAGGAAGCCAAGAAACCTCAGAAAGAAGTCAAAGAACCTTCCAAGGAAGCCAAGAAACCTCCAAAGGAACTCAAAGAACTTCCAAGCCATGAGAAGGAAGTCAGGAaaccaaagaaagaaaagaagtcaGTCAAAGAAGTGACTAAGGATGAGTTGAAAGTAAAAGAGGACAAGGGTGTCGTTAGCAAACCTCCCAAAGAACAAAAGCTTGTAGAACCTGAAAAAACAACCAGCAAGAAGCTTCCTAGAAAACTAAGAAGCATCAAAGAAGCGCAAGAGAAACCACCAAAGGAAGGCAAAGAAGACAAGAGGCGTCCTCGGGAAGATGTCGACAAAGCTCTCAAAAAGGAACTTCCCAAAGATGTTGAGAAACCCATCAAAGAAGCAAACGTGTCTTCAGTGGTCCTTCAAGACACTAAGAAACCTCTTGAAGGTGGTTCCGAAGTCAAAGACAAGAGGACGTCTTTAAAAAGATTTTTCAAAATCCACAAAGAAGTCACAGAAGTAAAGAAAGTTACCAAAGATGAGAAAGAAGGCAAAACACCTCCTGAAAAAGTGCTGTTCTTCAGAAGAACGTCCAAAGAAGTTCtcaaaaagacacacaaagaacttAGCAATGAAACTGAAGTCAAAAAGCCGCCTGAAGAGGAAAAGGAAGCCAGGAAACATCTTAAAGAGGATCTCCAGAAACAAGAAGGACGAGATTCCAAGACAACCACGACAAAGACAGAGGAGAAGAAACTACATGAAGAACTTGAAGAGGAGAAAGACGTCAAAAGATCTCTCAGGAAAAAGACAGCGCACCTGAAACCAACCAGACTCCAAAAAGACCTCATGAAACCATCCCAGAAGGTCCATGAGGAGGCTAAACCCTCTGAggacaaggaaaaaaagaaacctcCCAAGGAAGTGTTGGAGGTCCCTCAGAAAAAACAAGTTGACGAATCTTTGGGAGAACACAAACTCATCACGACACCGCTCAGAAAGGAGAGAAAGATTCTGAAACCAAGAGAAGACAAAGACATCCAGAAACCTTCTCAACAAGAAGAAAGTAAACCTTCCGAGATGAAAGAGGAGAAGAAACTTCCCAAAGAAGAGGACAAAGTAGAGACCGGGAGATCTTCAGGAGAGCAGATGGAAGTCCAAACAGTGATCAGAAGACAGACCAGGCCTCCAAAACCTTCTCAAGAAGAAGAAAGTAAACCTTCTGAGATGAAAGAGGAGAAGAAACTTCCCAAAGAAGAGGTCACAGTAGAGACCGGGAAATCTTTAGGAGAGCAGATGGAAGTCCAAAAAGTGATCAGAAGACAGACCAGGCCTCATAAACCTTCTCAAGAAGATGAAAGTAAACCTTCTGAGATGAAAGAGGAGAAGAAACTTCCCAAAGAAGAGGACACAGTAGAGACCGGGAAATCTTTAGGAGAGCAGATGGAAGTCAAAAAAGTGATCAGAAGAGAGACCAGGCCTCAGAAACCGACCCCAATGGAGAAGGAACCCAAATCAACACCTCAAGAAGCCCCAGAGGAGCCTAAACCATCTGAGGAGATTCCACCCAAAGAACCCCTCAAAGAAGCAAAGATACACACCAAAGTAGACGTTGAAGAGAAGAAACCTgccaagaaagaaaaacaaatcaagatgGCCGATGAAGCAGAAGGAAGGAAGTCATTGAAGGAAAAGAAACCTCCCAAGGAGGAAAAACCTGAAGATGTCATTTCCAGGGAACCTGAGAAGCCCTCCAAGCAAAAAACAAAGGAACCCTCCAAAGAAGTTTTGAAACCGTCTAAAAAAGAACCGGAGAAGCTCTCAAAAGTTGTCAAGGTGACCACCAAAGAAGATACAATCGACACTTCCAAAGTGGACAAAGAAGTCAAGAAGACTCCAAAAGAAAAACCTGCACCGAAAGGTAAATTTGGTCAATCGCCAACATAATTTCGACTTTTTGTGGCATCTGTCTGGTTCTTCGTTTTTTTCAGCGGATGTTTCCAAGAAACCTTTCAGGTTCCTCAGAGTCACCAAAAAGCAAATCGCACCTGTCCTCAAAAAAGAACACGTCAACGtgacaaaagaaaaaggtaTGTCAAAACTCTCGAcgcaaaattttcaaataattcctgattttttttttaaattctagaACTTCCCACGGTGAAAGCCAAACCAGAACCCACAAAAAAAGGTAGCAAGTGTTTTCCATTTTATTATCATGTTAGCGGCAGCTAACCACATTAGCATCTACactcatatttttttaatgtgttgccAGAAAAAGAAGTTCCTGCAAAAAACATCACATCGGTGCTGAAGGAGAGAGTTAAAATTGTGCCAATGAAGAAAagtaatttctttctttttatacttttaaaatcatctgaatttatattcatttttaatttctttcaGTTATCACAAGACCGGTAAAGAAAATCCAGGAGACACCCGCAAAAACACGTATGCATATCCAAAGCGGTGACTTACAAAACCttcttagcttaatgctaacgtgCAATGCAAAACACCTAAGACAGGCTAACAAAATTAGCACTGACAGACTAATATCATTGAAGAATattcatgtttttttctgtttttatttaaagCTATTCGAATTCAGACGAAACCCAGCGTGGGCGTCAAAGGTAAGTGTTTCACTAATTCAtaatctaaaaaataaaaattgtccaattttatttttgctgtttgtAGAAGCGGGGATTGCTCCTAAAAATGCAACTCTAGCCAGAGAAAAAGTGAAAGCGGCTCCGCTAAAAAAAGGTGGATGTACAGGCTACTTTTCTGATGCTACGCTAACTCACGCAATAGCATTCCAACGTTGTATTTTTCATAAAcaactaataataatttatctatttatttttaagtgTCTACCTCGGTCGAGAAGACTGactcaaagaagagaaaggcCACATCACTCCTAAAGACAAAAGGTAAATTTTTATTAGACCTCTCTGACAGTGTTTTTGTAGTTTtaattacttttttattttattttattttaacagcAGAGCACAAGACTGCCAAAGAAAACCAAAAGCCCACAACAGTGACAAAAGGTGCTGCGTTTAGGGGCGGTTGTTATTTTCAGTGCCAAACTTGCTATTGATGAATAACATCTCGAGTGTGCTTAATTTCTCTGTTGTGTTTAGAAAAAGTCGTGGAGAAAAAGGCAGCTAAAGACGACCTGCCGAAAGGTACCAAGCGGTTAAATGtatgatttttaattttgattttattaatattaattttCTACTCGTATTCACAGAAGACAGAGTCCTTAAAGAGATACAAGAGAAAAGTAGGTTGAGTCCTTTTAGGGTAcgtcattatttattattatttattaacttGTTGATTTTGTTGCAGATAAATCCTCAAAGGAGGAGGAAccgaaaggtaaaaaaaaataatgcttgaCATAAATTAAGTTGAATGGAGTCAttaaaagtgtttttattttctcagcAGATTCTGATGACTTTATCCCGGAAGGTGAGTATAACTTGCAATAGGTGACAGGATGTGACATCATAAGGTGACATCACCTGACTCCGCCCACAGACGACCTGCCCTACTTCCAGTGTTTCTTCGTGGACGAGGACGAAGCCCAGTTTCCCTTCTACGCGTTCTCGCCGCTGCAGGTTTGAGGCGGAGCAGCTGACGGCCGGCCGCCATTTTAGAGCCCGACTCGACTGATTGGAGCGGGGGATTGTGGGTAATTCTTGCCACAtggaagcagccattttggtcACATTTGGTTGAGCTCTCTTACCAAATATGTGCAGCCAATGTCATtcctttacttttattttttttcttttttttttttattgttaatttattatgaagttatttttttctttctttcttttatattattttatttttcagtaatttttgtagttattttatattctttttattattctctttcattttaatttacttttttttttgacaattggTTGAGGGAGGTTACCGCCCTGTCGGTCCCCCCCTATGCACGCCCCTTATGAGCATGCCACATATATGAGAGCTCCCAAAACATCCGGATGGAAAAAGACTCCCTAAAAAGTCTGATTATTTAATCAGCACGCACGTCTGCGCCAATGTTAACGTTGGCTCGCAGTGCGCCATTTTGTGCTCGTTTATGGTTGACAGAACAAAAACAACTGACTGTACATTACGATGAAGACAATTAAACAGATGAAAAGCACAAAATGGGGATTGGGAGATTTACATATTTctgaagaaaatgaaaatgctGTTTTGACGGAGGCTCGCCTCATTTGTCAGCAGCTAGACGCTAACAGATGTTGTTTGTCACGCTTTGTGACAATTGACGAAGCCTGAGAGGATCATCCTAAATGTaaatcccatttttttttgtaatcataATAAGTGGGACACGTCTTGTGTGAGTTGTATTGTTTTGTTACAAACAAACACTACCGCCAATGCTTTGCAATATTTTTACCGAGATAAATATATTTAGAATGTAATGAAAATTTATTTGTTAGGTTCAAAGCTACCTGAAATCTGCATGTGCGTGTCAGagatttaaaatagaaaaaagggagaaagaatgtgaatataaaaagtctacacacccctcttcAAATGCTACgttcaaaaaaattgtaaaacaaaaatccaCTATTAGTGTgaccaaaaacattttacaacttaattaaaaatgaatggataGAGACCTGGTATTTgaagaggggtgtgtagactttttgtaAATACAATTTTGATCCCCATTGAGGAGGATAATAATAGAACAACAGCACCATTGTGTCTGCTCATTGCGCTTAGATTTGACATTCAATAAAAGAGTCACGCAAGTGTGTCGTCATGTGGAAAGTCTtgattgaacatattcaaagctTTCTGTCTGCTTCGTGGGATTGAGGACCCAAGCGCAAGGAAGCAAGGATACAAGTGGTCGAAGGAGCTGATTGGACGACGCTAACAAGAACAGGGGAGGGAACGCTTAACTAACAAGACATGTAGAAATACCAGGGAAACAAATCAAAGTCCAAATCAAAACCAAACATGACACTATTTTAATCACTTCATACTGAATACAAAAATTGatgtaaaaatatttgattgaaTTAAATTTAGTTTTGATCATTTTTAGGTGATCATTTTAATCATTGTTATGTCAGAGCCAAATATAGAGAAAAAATGATATATTTTGTATCGTGTATTCagccaatcaaaaacaagcgtcTATTTTATGTGGGCCCAAAACTCTGGACCGAGGTCCATGGGTTCACTTCACTCCAAACAAAAAGGGAACTTCTCGCCTGCTAGCAGACACAAacgattttttttgtctattatGGGAACGACTGACTGTTTCTTTCTTAGCTCTCTTGGCTCGTTTTGTGACAACCTTTTGGCAGACTCCATTTTCAATTGAAATCGGAGTTCCACTCCAGTTAGCACACAACCTTTGTTTGTGCATTTAGAGCAAAGTTGGCAGCTAGAAGAACGCAGCTCCTTGTGCGCCGATTCACAATGCTGAGAATGATTGATTGTATTATTGAATTCATCTTAAGCTTGTCTATCAATctattttcttcttttgtgtgtgtgtgtgtcacgcgATTTACCTATGGTTGGTCCACGCCATCGCATGTTGCCTCCACGTCATGACACCATGGCCTAAATCAGATTAGTGACGTCACCGCCTCTATCCTCGTTCCAgcttctgtctgtgtgtgtgtgtgtgtgtgtgtggcaattCTCCAGGGTTCATTCCAGGTCGTTCACGCTGCCCGGTCGCGTTGGACCCTGCAGCTGTCACTTGGCAAAAAGCACAGGCGACACCCTGTGCAGTGATTTTCAAtcagctacacacacacacacaaattgatgtttatctcacctttttttttttttttatgacacacACAAGTGAGGCTTTTATTGTGAATGAAATGACCCCAAATTATTCaacaattattttattaaatgttTGCATGTTAAACATTTTCTTCAACGTAAAAACAGAAGTGCAAATATTTCACGCTCCTGTTTAATAGGTTAAAAAGATCAGTAGGACAGACAATAAAAATAGCAAAGTATTCCTTGCGAATAAAATATTAGAAAATTAGGCTTTCTCATACGTTCGCACAGCCTGGACGCCGTCAAACGTCAAAGTctggaaaaaagaaatacaaatgaagcaaaaaaaaattaagttgcaAGTGAAGAACTAATGACGTCATCTCACCATCACCAGCTTCCCATCCTTGAGCTCTCGGACAAATTTGGTTTCTTTGCCGTCCCACTTTTGCACTTGCACAAATTTGTCCCCTTCCATGGTGAATGTGGACtgtcaaataaaatgtaaagtaTTGTTAATCAAAAAGATCGATTTCTAATTGCATTTTTGTAATGATATTACTTTGACTTTTCGGTCATCAGGCGTGATCTCGTCAAACTCCTCCCCCAGTTTGGCGCTGAGCTCGGTGTTGCGGAAGGTGCTCGTGGTCTTCACGACCACTTTATCTCCATCCTGGCTGATGATCACTGTAGGTTTGGTCACGTTGCCCACTTGTCTTGTGGCAAAGCCCACACCTAGTGGGGATAGATTTTGGAGATGCAAAAAAATTCACCAGAGAAGATGCAGCAACTTGAAATAAATGACTCACCGAGCGCTTTCATATACTCATCAAAATTCTGACTGTCCAGCAGTTTCCATGTAGCGCAGAAAGCATCCACCATTTTTGCAGGTTTTTAGTCAAAATGGATTAACAACATAAACTGACCACGCCACACGAATCAATGGGGTCAGCGTCATTCAGTGAAGTCCGTTTTATATCGACTTGGGCTGGGAGGCGGGCGCATGCGCTGAAGCGAGAAAGCCGATTTGACAGCCCGCTCGTAAGCTCCAAAGgggcattaaataaataaataaaattaacgaGCGCAAACCAAAAGTTTATTCTGGATACTTTTATTTGGATAATACATTTTACAGTAAAACCTATTGAGGAAAATACTCTAAAATATGTACTGATCATTTATCATCAGCCATAATTGTTGGCACTGCTTACAGTGAGATTATTacagcaacaaaacaaaaagatattTTTTCTCCTTCAAAAATGTCAATTACAAATTCACACAGCCCATGCAAGAACATTTAATTTTCCAagataaatatacatatatttacttTTGCAGACCATCacaagttattaaaaaaaacattggttcCCCTGCAAAATACTTTTAAAAGTTTCTTTAAACTGTTTAGccaatgaagatttttttttttcaatacttGAAACCCCCAAAATAATGAAAGGTCAAATCTTATCACAATCAATTTTTGCATCATTTCATGTCCAACTTAATCAAGGCAAGTCTGGAACATGACCGAGACTGAGGCCACAAGACGGCCACATATCGGTAACTAACCGACCCAATCAGAGAAAAGCTCATTCACATATTTATAATTATCTTGCAAATCGGAGATAAATGATCTTAAAAGATAtttaaaaatctaaataaaaaatTGTTGCATGGGACTTTTAACATTTCAGGATTGGTTGGCAGTTTGATGCGCTTAAAAAAAACACGGGGGGAGGTCAGCGGAGGTAGACTGCAAGAGTGAGGTAGGGAGGGTCAACGGCACCGATGCTCGTCAATGTACAGTAAAGGCCTCTTCTCCCTCTCGTTCCCTTTTGAAGCGTAACATCATTATCCTGAATTAAACAAAAAAGTTCCAACCGCATTATGTACAATCTACAGTATTGTTGGTACTTGAGTGGCTGGTCAATAAACTTTCAATAAGCTTTCCGGTTCTTCTTCGAGGATTGTCTCTGTTATGCAACAGGGCGCCACGCGTCAACGACATTGGCTGCGCACTAGTGGCAGTTGCTGCTGAAGACGCCGACATTGATGGATAGCGCCACCTCGGGCCTTTTGGGCGTCTTTGTTTGTGATCCAGCGCAGTTTGAGCCTCCAGCCCGATctctaaaaaaaagaagcccGAAATCAGTATTCAATTCAACATGTCTGACTTCACGGGTATTTTGTAATAGAATAttagggggtaaaaaaaaaaagcacttccatgttgcattaaaaaaatctttacCCTTTGTGTTGTTGCTCTGCTTGCTCTTGTTCGTCCTCCCAAATGTCAAAGTccttgctgtcaatcaaaaGGTTCTGTAAACAGGACACAAAAAACattacaattattttattttaaaaagacttccttttcattcattttaaaatgttctctCATTTGAGTTTTGCTTTACCCTGACGCCTATCACATCGCCATCTTTGAGATGAAACGGTGCTCCTAATAGTGAatctgtctttttcttctttttcttcttggaaACTTGGCTACTCTGTAagaaaaaataaagtcaaattaACAGAATCGATGATTACAGGAATAGACTGTGGCCAAACAAAAAAGGCTTTTTCAAAAGTATTtctttggcgccatctagcggacTCATGGTGGTAAGAGCctgtgttgaaatgagttgagctTCATGTTATGCTTTGTCGCCATCTTGTGGAATCTATAGGGAATTACAAATATATGACTCACCCAGCTGCAGATTTCTTCCCAAGTGTGTTTGTGCGGCCGCTGCTTGGCCAACCGAAGAGAGGCAGCGGGCAAGCCGtagctctcagccacgaaggtACGCAAGCTGGCGGGCGATGGGTCCCTCGAAGCGTCCCAGATCAGCTCCTCTGCCGGATGGTAGCAGCTCTTCCCTGGTACTCCCATCTTGACATTCAGCACAATTTCCTTGGGGCTTCGTCAAAGCAGGAAAAATCTATATTAATTCAATGATGCAATCACACACTAAAATGTAAAGTAAAAGGGAAATTTCTCTCACCTGAGATCTTCCGCTTTTAACAACTGTTGCACACAAATATTTGAACCGCTGGTTATCTTGAGCTTCCTGAGAAGATAGGAGACAAAGCATCAAGTGACAATACCACATTCTAGATCTTCTTTTATTCTTTTAAATTCTATTTGAAAAATTTGCCTGAGTGTGATTTGGTTTCCTCTGAGGATGCGAGCCAGGCTGCGTCCCTCCATCTCCCACGCCCGCAAAAAGTTTGCGGGCGCACACACGTTCTGTAAAGCTGGAAGCGTCAACACCTGATAAACAAATAAGAGACATATTGTTTCCAAATCATGTTTCGGACAAGGCCACTTCATCCAGGACTTTCAGAGCAACCTGAGTCTTGAGGTCCTCCAGACTGCCTTCGACTGATATCTCCACCTGGCCGACACTCGCAAGATCGGATGGGTGAGAATCAGTTTGATCTGCGGCGTGATCCTCCTCAGCTGGGCCGTTGTCAGTGTGGTTCATATCCGTTGCTATGGAAACGGGTCCCCGATACAGCCAGACGGACAGCTCAAGAAAGCCCTAATAGGAGGGGGGGGTAAAAGATGAAGATACTATGGAGGACAAAACATGCACTAATTATAAATACCAGATGTTGGAATTACTTTTGGAGGAAGTCGTCCTTCTGAGATGACGAGTGTTTCTCCGTTGTTTATCTTCAACTCTGACAGCGATGCATCCTGAGAAGGAATGATCCAAAAGTGTCACAGAGGCAACGATTAGTTTGAGAGGATTCTTTCGACACCCACCTCGTCGTTCAGCGGCTCTCCCAACTCCTCACACCAGTCGAGCCTTCTCAAGTGCCAGCAGGTTCCTGCAAACGTTCAACTTTTACAATCAGAAAGTCAAACTTACatggtaaaagaaaaaaaaaagaagtttacCATCGATTCCAAAAGCATTAAGCGCTATCTGCAGACACtgcgaattaaaaaaaaaaaaaaaaagaggttggAATTTGCAAACTCTCCCTAAATACaaatggttcatgaagcaaacctgaagcttcattttccccgtCGGTGATTCTTACCTCTTTAACAGTGCAGGTCTTCTCTATGTTTATGTCCATCTCCAATATTCCAGTAGGTGGCGCTGAACCCAAAGAAAAATGCAGGAAAAGCTGCAaagcacacaaaaagaaattatttttcCAAGGTACCTGCATTATACTCATCAAGAAGATAAACAAACCTGCGAAGCCTCGGGGGCACGTCCCACGCAAAGCATCATGGTGGTCATGAGCCGCACGCCGGCGTCACGCACGCACAGGTCCTCGCTTACTGTTCAAGCAGAAGAGAAGGTGTCACAACTCTGCCTAGTTCAAAGACTGGAAAATTAAAAGGCAGCCGTAGCTTTTAAGAATTTAAtgagggccacaatgacagAGTGAGCGCGAGGGGTGTTTTCTAAATGAGGGGGGAGTTCCCCCGCCCGTGTGCAGCCATGAAGCAACACGCATCAAACACACTACCTGGAGGAAGGAGTTTCCCACTGTTGTCCATCTGTCGCAAGCAGTAGTCTGCACCTGGCGAAGAGAAGATGGAAACTTACAAAGTCCAAATGAATAGTCACTGCGcgtcatgctaatgctaacgccaAATGCTCTTCAACAGTTGTTGACATCAGGTTCTACTTgcctgggagttgaagctccttGATGGCCCTCTGTTTGACCTCACA
Coding sequences:
- the LOC125981121 gene encoding fatty acid-binding protein, brain, whose amino-acid sequence is MVDAFCATWKLLDSQNFDEYMKALGVGFATRQVGNVTKPTVIISQDGDKVVVKTTSTFRNTELSAKLGEEFDEITPDDRKVKSTFTMEGDKFVQVQKWDGKETKFVRELKDGKLVMTLTFDGVQAVRTYEKA